A region of the Oenanthe melanoleuca isolate GR-GAL-2019-014 chromosome 14, OMel1.0, whole genome shotgun sequence genome:
TGACAAAAGGCAACTCAAGTTTAGCAGAGAGCTCAGGCTCTGTCTTCCTATTCATCCTTTCCTTCAGTCTCAGGTGTACTTGGAAAGTCAAGGAAATCTGTTCAGTTAAGGCTGTTCACTACTCATTTTAGTagttaagaaaattatttcatttgctCTTCCTCTCAAGGTACAAGTTCCTGAGTCTGAAACACTGTGTAACTGGAGGGGAAGCACTGAATCCTGAAGTGTTTGAAAAGTGGAAAATCCAGACAGGGCTGGTTATCCATGAAGGTTATGGCCAGACTGAAACTGTACGTTTGCATTAATTCTTGCAGTGTACCCATTCAAAggtaacaaaaccaaacccacaatACCCTTGATAAATCAATGGAAAAGGTGAGAATCACTTATATgattataacaaaaaaaaaaaaaatattttgtgtaattATGATTATACAGTTCCAGAATCAGCAAGCTGTATATTTTAATGGTTTAGACCCCTGCAAAAACAGAGACACTTCAGATCAAATAAGTTGTAGGACATCCCCTTGTCatctttacttaaaaaaaaaaaatctgaaaaaataatttgctccAGCTATCAATTTGGCCTGTCTGAGGTTTTAATGGCAAATATTAAAACAGCTCACATCCCAGACTTCTCTGTAAGTGAAcatcaacaaaataattaagagCCAGATCTCAGGCCTTCTCTCATTTTGCCCTTGAAATGGTCCCAAATTAATTGTCCCATTATTGAAATAAGATCTGGAATAATTTCACATCTGCTGTCCTGCAAAGTCAAGTGTTTGCAGGATAACCCACTGGCTCAGACTCAACAAAACCAAGCTCACACAGGTCTGACCTGAAGTGCCCCTCAGCTCCTCTCTGATGTTCCCAAGAACCACAGTGCTTTGGTCCTGATTCAGCCCTTGTCACAACAAAGTCACAAAGGAGAGTCCTGTCTAGTGCAAACAATTATAGAATTTACAGCACATTGCAACAATTTAAACAATCTTTTATATATCTCTTCTGCAGGTGACAATCTGTGCCAATATGAAAGGAACGAAAATTAAACCTGGCTCTTTGGGAAGAGCTGTTCCCCCTTACGATGTGCAGGTGCGTGGGAtgtggcagctgtggctggcacagtggggcagtgctggccgtgtcccctctgtgccctgctctgagctgcagcagatgctgctgggagctgatcagagccctgctgctgtgtgtgaccTCTCTGCAGATCGTGGATGAGCACGGGGCTGTtgtgcctgcaggagcagagggcacCATTGCTGTGCGAGTGCAGCCCTCGCGCCCCTTCTGCCTCTTCTCCGAGTACCTGGTGagctgagctgccctgctgggtctgtgtcTGCTGAGAGACTCGGcagggagccagggcagagtgctggagcagcagaactcCATGCAGGGTCTTCACAAGGTCTCACTGGGTTACTTGAGGACTTTGAGCCTGATCAGTGGATGGTAGTGCTGAGGTGCAGGACATTCCTAAGAAAACAGCAGAATCAGGCAAACTTATTCTCCCCTGCAATTGAACTACCATAATGAATAAGCTTTGGGGGTCCTATCTatgtttttcatccttttctgaTCCCCCATAATATTTGGATAGTTGCAGCATCCTTGAACAACAACTTGTGAAATGTAATTACTCACTATGGGATAAGAAACTTCTACAAGTTCAATATTGTAACTTCTGGTTTTCACTATGTCTTGTTGTAAAAGTGTGTTCCTGTGTAACCAGGAGGTTACACTGGGTGTAGAGGTCCTATAGGTCAATGCAAATAATGAAGTTTTTCCTTCAGGTCACCTCATTTCAGTTTTGGTCCTGTCAGTTAACAgtaaaaagtttattttgacAGGAGCTTATCAAGGCAACCCCCTGCAATGATAAATCATTTCCCTGAACAGAGTGGGTTACACATTTTTGTGGGCTACACACTTGCTGTGATGGATGGGCATTTTGATAGAGCATGATCTTTTCTCTATAGAACAGAAACCTCTTCATACACTCTTTAGTGTGTAGGATTCTTTTCCACCTGTCACATACTTCAGGCATCAAACTGCTAATTAACATGGCTCTGGATATTATAGTGGAATATATTAAACATTATTGAAAACACTCATTTTGAGAACAAcataaaaaactatttttatcatttttagcAATACTGGAAAGtaaatgcattaaaattcaCTAACATTAAgatatttttttgaaaatgtttgatTGTTGCCAGGATAATCCAGAGAAAACTGCTGCCTCTGTGCGTGGAGATTTTTATctcactggggacagaggcacTATGGATGAAGAGGGATATATCTGGTTTGTGGGAAGAGCTGATGACATCATTAATTCTGCTGGGTaaggtttttccttttagatttGCCTCatgaaggaaaatgggaagacCATTGGAGTGGTGGGGCTGATGTCTGTGCTCCCCCAGGTACCGCATTGGCCCCTTTGAAGTGGAGAGTGCATTGATCCAGCACCCAGCAGTGTCAGACGTGGCTGTTGTCAGCAGCCCTGACCCAGTGCGAGGGGAGGTAAAGCAAAGCAGACAAAAGTTGTGAAAGAAATGCCCTTTCTTGTAATATCTTGGCAGATCTTGCAATTTCAGAATGATTTCTTTGTTTGCAGGTATTGATGTGGGAAAATAGTTTGGCTTTTCAACCTCATAATGACATGTTTTTGTCCAAGCAATgaaattttgataatttttcatttaccaTAGTGGTAATGATATCCAGAAtgtttaaattttgttttacattttccaaCTCTGCAACACTTCTTTGAGCAACTGGGTCAAGATTTTCAGCTTTAATAGGATATAATgttaagggggaaaaaagctggaaatatggaaaaaatcCTCTGCTCCTGAATGGCACAGCATTCTGTAATAAACAgctaatgaaaaggaaaattaaagaaaaaacattttgccATTCTGAATATTGACACTCACTTTTCACAACAAATGTATTCCCTTATTCCCTCTGGAAGTTAATGGAATCTCTTCGTTCTTGTGGCACAGGTGGTCAAAGCCTTCATTGTTTTAGCTCCTGCTTTTGTATCACATGatccagaaaaattaattcacgAGCTTCAACAACATGTCAAGAAGGTGACTGCACCTTACAAGTATCCAAGGAAGGTAAGTGCAGCCCAGAAAGAAAGGCCCTCTCATTGTACCAGAAACTGAGCACTTTTTGTTCTGCCTCATCTCTTTTTCAACAGCATTCTGACCAACACTCCAAGCAGAGTTAGATAAAATAAAAGTAGATTACAAGGTCTGTTGTTGCTGTAGCCttgggctggctgtgtgtgctaGAAAGTGCCTGGAGGGAGGAAATGGtcatgaaattttatttcatgagcagcctttctttctttcctggagTACTGGGGTTTTCACAGCAGCTCAAAAGGGCAAGGCTTTCAGTCAGCATTTcatcatcccagccctggctgggcagctTTCCATCCTTTTACCTCCAACCATAATGAAAGTAGGTCTTTCCTTCAGCTGAGAATTTAACCAGAAttgttttttgcatttcagGTGGAGTTTGTTCAGGATCTGCCAAAGACAACTACTgggaaaatccagagaaaaGTTTTAAGGAGCAAAGAGTGggcaaaaatataaaaataggaAGGGTGATGTGGAAAAACAAGGACAGAAATATTCCTTCACCTGTACCAACCATAACACATCCAACATGGCACGTGTTTATGACCCAGAACACTTGGAAACATTGGGAAAATCAAACTGtggaagaaaaagtagaaaactcTCATATGGCTTGAGGATGTTGCTATTGGAACCACTTTTGCCATTGATGAACAAATGTTCTGAAGGAAGGACTTACAAGTTATTAGAGTGTGGAATGGCAAAGAGAAAGGACAGACACAAATGCATACAAAGATTTCATTTTACTGGATATAAACATATccagtaaaaaaatatataaacatatataaacatatatataaatagcttccttgcaaaaaaaaaaaagtgtaactACAACtcaaatatatacaaataaacgagaaattaattaaaataatctttgtCCTGTGGTGGGTATCAGCAGCATATTAATATATTCTTGTCAATAACTACCACTGTAACATTCTCAAATTCTTTCAGAGTGGaaggaaaaagatatttctttttaaatggtTAAAGTTGAGGCAGAAGAAGACCCAAAATGCTTTAGGTTAAGGTGCAAATTACACACAACGAACAATGGTGTAAATGATTACAAGAAAAAAGTTACTCCACAGAAGGAGCTTTGCTGATTGGTCTGGTTTGTGCCACATTCTGTTCTCGTTACTCCAGAAGAAGTGAGCAATAAATTCAGAAGGGTTTCATTCCAAAACCTTTATGAAGGAGTGCCCAGGATTCACATCTCCAGGGAATCTTCTCACATGGGAAACATGTCCTAACAGGTGAGTGAAATGAATGAAGAGGATCTCCAACAGCCACTCCTGGTCTCCATGTCCACAGCAGACAGCTCAGGAGAATGAGTAGGAAAGTCTCTGTCAAACTCAGGGGCTACATAATGAAGTGAAGGTTCTTGGGGCTGATGTGGTGAATGGATGAGTCAGTAACTGCTGAAGCTAAAGCAGTGAGATTCTTGATGGAAGTAGTTTGGAaacatgcagaaagaaaaaggaatagaGAATAAGGTACTGAATGTATGAAGCAGGAACATTCTTCTAATGCAAACAATAACATCTGATGTTGTGTTTTAGTATGGAGAGTTGTGggcaattaatttaaaatttaaaaatatgagaagGCAGGATAGGGAACTTAACATTTAATTAGCATGTTAAAACCATCAGTCTGGCTCTGACTAACCCAAGTGACTTTAATGAAGAACACATTAATTCATAACTGGATTATCTTTGGATAATctcaatattaattttcttttttttttgttggtttggtgtttgtttgtttgtttgttgttgcaGGATTCATAGCAACAGTTCTGCAATTTTGTTGTACAGCCTACAGCATCTAGACACATAATCTTCTGCCATGAAGCTGCTGTTTAAATTACAGAGTTTAAAACTCTTGAGGACTCTGAAGCCTCTTAATAGAACTTTCCATGGACATCCCAGGCTGCTTTCCTCTGATGTATATTCCCAGTATGAGTCCATCAGACAGGGCAAACAGGAGGTACCAAAGTACTTTAACTTTGCAAGTGATGTACTGGACAAATGGTCTGAGATTGAAAAGGTAGGTGACCTTCTGTTGTGCCAATgaaatactttaattttaaatttcatttgaaataagatgggtttttgggtttatttctttataaaaacaaCCAGTCACCAAACCAAATTTGCATAATGAAATTATACTAAAGTTTAttctttcttgctttatttcttgTTATTTTGTAAGAGCATTAATGCATAGTGTAAGGCTTAAATTGAAATAGGATCCAGACTAGGAATTGGGTCTAGAGGCAATTAGGCTGGTAAACATTTCAGAATCAGAGAAGGAGAATCTATTTGGGTTACCTGAGCTTGATGAATAGCAAATCTCAATCCTTtaaggacaaggaaaaaaaagcttatatGCCAGCTGTCAAATACTCAGATCTTCCATAATTTAGAGATGTTTGTGCATTATTATTTCATGGtccttcagaagaaaatcttATATATTTGAATTCCTATGTTTTGTAGGCTGGAAAGAGACCACCCAACCCTGCTTTCTGGTGGATAAATGGTGAAGGAGAAGAAGTGAGGTGGAGCTTTGAGGAGCTGGGGCTCCTATCTCGGAAAGTGGCCAACATGCTGACTAAAGAATGTGGGCTGCAGAAGGGAGACAAGCTGATCCTGATCCTACCACGAATCCCAGAGTGGTGGCTGGTCAAGGTGGCTTGTATGCGAGCAGGTCAGGGAGGTGAAATGGGCGTTGCAAGTCAGTTGAGGGAATCAAGAATGGATATGATTTATCAAAGGAAAATTGTGCAATAATCCAGTGAGTGCACTAGCTGCCAGGCAGTCCTGAAGGATTTTCACTAGGGGCCATAGGAGAGGTAGCTTGTGCAGTGAGCAAGAAGATGCTAGAAGGCAGGGAAGAGCCATGGAAGTCACCAGGCAGGTCCACATTCCATTCCTGACAGGAAAGCACAGGCACCTGCATTAATCTATTTGGCTGGGGAACACCAGGGCAAATCTGTATGGGAGATCAGTTTGGGAATAGTTAATAGCTTAGGTTCTTAGAAAATAATCAGATGTAGAAAAACTGCCAACACAAACTAACTTTATTTATCTTCCAGGAATTGTCATAATCCCAGGAACATCCCAGTTATCAGCCAGAGACATCCTGTACCGACTCCAGGCGTCAAAGGCCACGTGCATCATCACCACTGACAAACTGGCTCCTGCAGTGGACTCAGTGgcatcccagtgccagctcctgaAAACCAAGCTGATGGTGtccaaaggcagcagggaggggtggcTGAACTTCACTGAGCTGTACCAGTGAGTGTCATTAGTGGCACTGCAGTCACCAGGACAAAGCAGACCTGCTCCCACAAGCTCAACTACAACAACTGAAGTTATAATTGCATTCTcctttttacagaaaacaatCTGCTGACCATTCCTGCATCAAAACAAGCATTCAAGACCCAATGACTATCTTCTTTACCAGTGGAACCACAGGTTCTCCAAAGATGACTCAACATTCCCAGGGTAGTCTTGGTTTCAGACCCCTTTTAAGTGAAAGGTATGAAAGAGTTAAGCCTGGTTGAACATAAGATAATTGGCATAGTAGAACTAttgtaaaaaaattctgaataagAAATACCAGTGAACATCCCCAGCCCTTCTCCCTTTGAAATCAGAGTAAAAACCCCATCAAATTGCTAAGGATTAGGATTGCCCCTAATGTGTCTCAATGTTCCAATTAATACCTCTTACccttttttggggtgtttttcattatcttttctttattttttttcctgttctatCAGGTACTGGTTGGATTTGACTCCCTCTAACATGATATGGAACACAGCAGACACAGGATGGATACTAACTTCAATAGCATCTTTTTTTGATCCCTGGGTTTTTGGATCGTGCATCTTTATACATAACCTACCACAGAGTGACTCAGCAGTCATCCTAAATGTAAGGGAAAAACTCATGGAAATATATTCATCTGCAGAAAGCATGCCAAAAACATTTTGTACATAGCTGGTGAGCACATAAACAAAAATCATCCAAAAGCAGCATTAAATGCCTGCCATTCATTTCAGTGACTGTGGCAATAATCACAGTGGGTATTAATGCAGAAATGAAGTGTTTGTCTGCCCATACCTACCAAGATGAAAGTGAGCACCTCCCTGTGGTGTAGACAGAGGAGGAACTATTCTGGCCATGCCCCAAGCTGTGGGGTCCTGGTTGTGTTAACATGGGATTTTTACAATCTCTGCATCTTGCACCAACTGCAGGAGGGTCCCTCCCCCAACAGAGGGTGTGGTGCTTTTACACATGGGGGAAATGTACTTCTCCTTTCACTGTCACCTGTTTACTATCTATTCCCAAGGCAGTTTTTTGCCTGAGCTTTACATGTCCTTCTTGTTGTTTAACCCTCTAGACTCTCTGCAGATTCCCAATTGATGTCCTGGTTGGTGCTCCAACATTGTTCCGCATGCTGGTGCAAAATGATCTCTCCAAGTATGTAAAAAAAGTACTTACTGATGTTTAATTTAGCCTAATCAAATTTAGTAATCTCCTATATCTAACTGCTTGACCCAAAATAGGTCAataatttagtttaaaatatCATTCACAAGAAGACTGTAATGCAAAATTTGAGTTTTGCTGAGTTTTTTGATTAAACAGAGAAATTTGATGTTTTCtctcagaaattattaaatgctTTGTCATAATTTTTGTTTACCCCATAAATTGTCCACACTTTGGGAAGGACCTAGAAAGTGCATGTCAGCATTACTGTGAGGTAATTATTTGTTGTGGCAGTTGTacctcagcccctgctccagtTCTCACTGCCTGTCAttgctccttccttccctcctgaaCTTTCTCACTTGGCCTGTTGCAGAGGGTCAGCAATCAGGGCCCTGGCTCAGCAGATCAGTATTTGGTTGTTTATAATCCCAGCTGACTTcagcagaaattttatttttcacatgttTAACTCTGACAGGTACTTCTGTAGAGTGTTGAGCACAGAGTGATATTCTTGTGTCAGGAGCAGAAGGACCAGGGCCCCTCTGATTTCCCCACTTTGTGGCACCAACTCTCCCAGCAAACAGCTCTCCCATGGTGTGCTCCTGGTCTCCCCCTCTAGATTTAAGTGTTGCCTTTCATGTTTTTAACTCCCTGTGAAGATACAAATTCATGAAGCTGCAGTACTGCGTGAGTGGAGGGGAACCACTCAACCCAGAAGTGATGGAGCAGTGGAAGAGCCAGACGGGGCTGGACATCCATGAGGTGTATGGCCAAACTGAAATGGTACATCTTAGGGACAGCAGCCTGTTAAATCTTTGGAATTTCCTTTTGCTGTAAGGTTTGTTTTGTAAGAGCACAGTCTGTTTCCTCCTTCACCTTTCTGTGGGTGTTTCAGTTGCTCAATTCCCTGGTAACCTCTGAAAAACTTCCTTTCATGGCTCTGCTCACAGAACCTGCCAGAAACATGGGGCTTTGAGGGGAATGTGCTGTAATAGTTCTACAAATGTCCTTAAGATAATTCCAAGTAACAGTGACAGCCAAGAGGGCAGAGTTTGAATCTAAGGGAAGAAGACTGGTTAGCAGAGCACATGAATTTTTCACAGAGAATGGAACAGGATTCTTCCAGGGAGTTTTATGATTTTGCTTATCTGTGCCATACAGCACTGACATCTAGGATCCTATGAATcttaatttcttattttggaATTAGTCTAGAAAGTACATTTAATGAATTGTAGCAATTTTCTATTGCAAaactttggtttgttttgatttttgcagGGAATAATCTGCTGTGTTGGTAAAGGAATGAAGATTAAACCTGGATCAATGGGGAAAGCAGCTCCCCTTTATGATGTTCAGGTTTGTTGATTGCTCTTTAGATTCTGTcatgggggatttttttgtttggttggatttgtgagtttgtttttccattagactaaaataaaaattgtttttcatcCTAGATCGTTGACAAAAATGCCAATATCCTGCCTCCAGGACAACAGGGGGAAATTGCTGTCAGAAGCAAACCTATAAGACCACTTGgttttttctctgaatatttaGTAAGAACTTAATTTTATTCCTCACCACCACTACCAATTTCCCCAAAGGCTCTCCAATTGCATAGTGGTCCTAAAGGCTGGACATTTTTCaccatttaattatttattaccAGAGTAATTTGTTTATTTGGATTGGTGGATgttagaaaaggaaagaaaataatttaggatcaagttaatttttatcttaaataatagaaattattttaaacccattttattgtattttacaTCAATATCAGTACATCCTTGActgaaaaattaacatttgATGTTATGTGAGCTATAGCATAATGTATAGCTAAATGCATGCTCAAAATCTAAACTACTGCTTGTAAACCACTTTAAGGACAACCCTAAGAAAACTGCAGAGAGTGAACGTGGAGATTTTTATGTCACTGGAGACAGAGGGACTATGGATGAAGAGGGATATTTCCAGTTTATTGGCAGAGACGATGACATCATCATTTCTTCAGGGTCAGTCTGCACCCATTCTAAATCTGCCATTGTATATTCTTACATGTTGCATCCTGGTGAGCTT
Encoded here:
- the LOC130259094 gene encoding acyl-coenzyme A synthetase ACSM4, mitochondrial-like isoform X1, with protein sequence MKLLFKLQSLKLLRTLKPLNRTFHGHPRLLSSDVYSQYESIRQGKQEVPKYFNFASDVLDKWSEIEKAGKRPPNPAFWWINGEGEEVRWSFEELGLLSRKVANMLTKECGLQKGDKLILILPRIPEWWLVKVACMRAGIVIIPGTSQLSARDILYRLQASKATCIITTDKLAPAVDSVASQCQLLKTKLMVSKGSREGWLNFTELYQKQSADHSCIKTSIQDPMTIFFTSGTTGSPKMTQHSQGSLGFRPLLSERYWLDLTPSNMIWNTADTGWILTSIASFFDPWVFGSCIFIHNLPQSDSAVILNTLCRFPIDVLVGAPTLFRMLVQNDLSKYKFMKLQYCVSGGEPLNPEVMEQWKSQTGLDIHEVYGQTEMGIICCVGKGMKIKPGSMGKAAPLYDVQIVDKNANILPPGQQGEIAVRSKPIRPLGFFSEYLDNPKKTAESERGDFYVTGDRGTMDEEGYFQFIGRDDDIIISSGYRIGPFEVESALIEHPAVVETAVVSSPDPLRGEVVKAFVVLSPTFSSTDLKSLTRDLQNHVKKTTAPYKYPRKVEFVKELPKTITGKIKRNELRDKEWGRI
- the LOC130259094 gene encoding acyl-coenzyme A synthetase ACSM4, mitochondrial-like isoform X2; the encoded protein is MKLLFKLQSLKLLRTLKPLNRTFHGHPRLLSSDVYSQYESIRQGKQEVPKYFNFASDVLDKWSEIEKAGKRPPNPAFWWINGEGEEVRWSFEELGLLSRKVANMLTKECGLQKGDKLILILPRIPEWWLVKVACMRAGIVIIPGTSQLSARDILYRLQASKATCIITTDKLAPAVDSVASQCQLLKTKLMVSKGSREGWLNFTELYQKQSADHSCIKTSIQDPMTIFFTSGTTGSPKMTQHSQGSLGFRPLLSERYWLDLTPSNMIWNTADTGWILTSIASFFDPWVFGSCIFIHNLPQSDSAVILNTLCRFPIDVLVGAPTLFRMLVQNDLSKYKFMKLQYCVSGGEPLNPEVMEQWKSQTGLDIHEVYGQTEMGIICCVGKGMKIKPGSMGKAAPLYDVQIVDKNANILPPGQQGEIAVRSKPIRPLGFFSEYLVSHWAI